The following proteins are co-located in the Acidobacteriota bacterium genome:
- the gcvT gene encoding glycine cleavage system aminomethyltransferase GcvT produces MAENPLKQTALNAAHRRLGGKMVSYGGWDMPVTYAGTIDEHMAVRTAAGLFDVSHMGEVEVHGPQALQLVQHLTTNDASKLHIGQAHYSGLLYPNGGFVDDLLVHKLSDEHYLLCINASNTDKDFAWIRQHATGFDAEAVNTSPNYTQLALQGPQALTMLQPLVDVELSTIKYYWFTHGKVAGVPALIARTGYTGEDGFELYFDPNKSERVWNKLLEAGQSYGIQPCGLAARNTLRLEAKMALYGNDIDDTTTPLEADLAWIVKLQKGDFIGRDVLVKQKEAGLTRKLIGFEMLDRGIAREHYPIWIGDAQVSQVSSGSPAPFLKKNIGLAYLPLEHTAVGTRFDVEIRGKRTTAQVVETPFYKRAK; encoded by the coding sequence TTGGCAGAGAATCCGCTTAAGCAAACAGCGCTCAACGCCGCCCATCGCCGTCTGGGCGGCAAGATGGTGTCGTATGGCGGCTGGGATATGCCTGTAACCTACGCCGGCACGATTGACGAACACATGGCCGTGCGCACGGCCGCCGGCCTCTTCGATGTCAGCCACATGGGCGAAGTCGAAGTGCACGGCCCGCAGGCGCTGCAACTTGTCCAACATCTGACCACCAACGACGCCAGCAAATTGCACATTGGTCAGGCGCATTATTCCGGCCTGCTCTATCCGAATGGCGGGTTCGTAGACGATTTGCTCGTGCACAAACTCAGCGACGAGCATTACCTGCTTTGCATCAATGCCAGCAACACCGACAAAGATTTCGCTTGGATCAGGCAGCACGCCACTGGCTTTGACGCCGAAGCCGTCAACACCAGTCCCAATTACACGCAACTCGCGTTGCAAGGGCCGCAGGCCTTGACCATGTTGCAACCGCTGGTGGATGTCGAACTGAGCACGATCAAATACTATTGGTTCACCCACGGCAAAGTAGCAGGCGTGCCGGCCTTGATCGCGCGCACCGGCTACACGGGCGAAGACGGTTTCGAGTTGTATTTCGATCCGAACAAATCTGAACGGGTCTGGAACAAACTACTGGAGGCGGGTCAATCATACGGCATTCAACCTTGCGGTCTGGCCGCGCGGAATACGCTGCGGCTGGAAGCGAAGATGGCGCTGTACGGCAACGACATTGACGACACCACCACGCCGCTCGAAGCCGATCTGGCCTGGATCGTCAAATTGCAAAAGGGCGATTTCATCGGACGCGATGTTTTGGTGAAACAGAAAGAGGCGGGCCTGACACGCAAACTCATCGGCTTTGAAATGCTTGATAGAGGCATCGCCCGTGAACATTATCCGATTTGGATCGGCGACGCGCAGGTCAGCCAGGTTTCCTCCGGCAGCCCCGCGCCGTTTCTGAAAAAGAACATCGGGCTGGCTTATCTGCCGCTCGAACACACTGCCGTGGGCACGCGCTTTGATGTGGAAATTCGCGGCAAGCGCACAACAGCCCAGGTCGTTGAAACACCGTTTTACAAACGCGCCAAATAG
- a CDS encoding Hsp20/alpha crystallin family protein, with protein MTRPLNPLSVELSDQLRDRLRRLLVRVDEMRAQAQQPGAWHPPVDLCEMEDAILVRAEMPGVSLAHIRVSMLDSRLRIEGRKEREVEEPASDEQRPLRFLCLEREYGAFALNVTIKWPVDAEQITAKLLEGVLHVRLPKTNACGREIAIPIVE; from the coding sequence ATGACCCGACCACTGAATCCTTTATCCGTCGAACTTTCTGACCAGTTGCGTGACCGCTTGCGGCGCTTGCTGGTGCGCGTGGATGAAATGCGCGCCCAGGCCCAACAACCCGGCGCTTGGCATCCGCCCGTTGATTTGTGCGAGATGGAGGACGCCATTTTGGTGCGCGCCGAAATGCCCGGCGTTTCGCTGGCGCACATCCGCGTGAGCATGCTCGATAGCCGGTTGCGCATCGAAGGCCGCAAAGAACGCGAAGTCGAAGAACCCGCCAGCGATGAGCAACGGCCTTTGCGCTTCCTTTGTTTGGAGCGCGAGTATGGCGCCTTTGCGCTGAACGTCACCATCAAATGGCCCGTGGATGCCGAACAAATCACCGCCAAACTGCTGGAAGGCGTTTTGCACGTGCGGCTCCCCAAAACCAACGCCTGCGGGCGTGAGATTGCGATTCCGATTGTTGAATGA
- a CDS encoding molybdenum cofactor guanylyltransferase has protein sequence MAIQAGGRSSRMGTDKAWAELSGRPLIEHVLRAAQPLAQRFTVVLSHDTPQRERYQQLAAHWQAKLLFDANDYCGPLGGIQTALLDCQPTETALILACDLPRLTPAFLAFLQTQHAASAATTITIPLDHAGRRQMLSGFYQPSCLPAVQQMLYEGLLRIDKLCSRVPVCEVAFANYAHLPHAATLLNNLNTPAELRLAAGETA, from the coding sequence GTGGCGATTCAAGCAGGCGGTCGTAGCAGCCGCATGGGCACGGACAAAGCCTGGGCGGAATTATCCGGGCGTCCGCTGATCGAACACGTGCTGCGCGCCGCCCAGCCGCTGGCACAACGCTTCACGGTGGTGCTCAGTCACGACACCCCGCAGCGCGAACGCTACCAGCAACTCGCCGCACACTGGCAGGCCAAGCTGTTATTCGACGCCAATGACTATTGCGGCCCGCTGGGCGGGATTCAAACTGCTTTACTGGATTGCCAGCCGACCGAAACGGCGTTGATCCTGGCCTGCGATCTGCCGCGCCTGACGCCTGCGTTCCTAGCCTTCTTGCAAACACAGCACGCGGCCAGCGCCGCAACCACCATTACCATCCCTTTAGATCACGCGGGCCGCCGCCAGATGCTCTCCGGTTTTTATCAACCGTCCTGCCTGCCTGCCGTCCAACAGATGCTCTATGAAGGATTGCTACGAATAGATAAGCTCTGTTCGCGCGTGCCTGTCTGTGAAGTTGCGTTTGCCAATTATGCCCATTTGCCCCACGCGGCAACGTTGCTAAACAACCTCAACACACCTGCTGAATTACGCCTGGCCGCTGGCGAAACGGCCTGA
- the gcvH gene encoding glycine cleavage system protein GcvH: MANYPDNLQYTKDHEWLRVTGATAEVGITDFAQSALGDVVYVELPVVGDSFDQGKAFGSVESVKSVSELFSPISGEVVAINEALADSPELVNTDPYKGGWMIKLTVENAGQIDALLSASEYEDFVATQSE; this comes from the coding sequence ATGGCGAACTATCCTGACAATCTGCAATACACCAAAGACCACGAATGGCTGCGCGTCACCGGCGCCACCGCCGAAGTCGGCATCACCGACTTTGCGCAAAGCGCCCTGGGCGATGTCGTCTATGTCGAATTGCCAGTGGTCGGCGATTCATTCGACCAAGGCAAGGCCTTCGGCTCGGTCGAATCGGTCAAGTCGGTCAGCGAACTCTTCTCGCCGATTTCGGGCGAGGTGGTCGCGATCAACGAGGCCTTGGCCGACTCACCCGAATTGGTCAACACCGATCCTTACAAAGGCGGCTGGATGATCAAGCTCACGGTCGAAAACGCGGGTCAGATTGATGCCCTGCTCTCGGCCAGTGAGTACGAAGATTTTGTGGCTACACAATCGGAATAA
- the lon gene encoding endopeptidase La — protein MSTNTNENPETALAPIEDADEQLKIPESLPVLPLRDIVIFPFMIVPLFVSRERSIRAVDQALAENRMIMLAAQKDVNKEEPGAGDLYDTGTVAIIMRMLKLPDGRIRILVQGVSRARIKYLEESPDYLGARIENLLETPPEQNLELEALTRNVRSNLEKAVALGKNISPEVMAIVSTVEDPARLADLAVSNLELKVEDAQQALELIDITARLRRVNELMAKELEVLTVQQEINTQAKGEIDRSQREFYLRQQLKAIQTELGEGNELAEDIQQYREKLEKAKLPKETQEEVERQLKKLERMHPDAAETGTLRNWLDIMVALPWSKTSKENLDLKKAEEVLEADHYGLEKVKERIIEALAVRKIKEKPKGSILCLVGPPGVGKTSLGRSVAKALNRKFVRLSLGGVHDEAEIRGHRRTYVGAMPGRIIQSIQQAGTNNPLIMLDEIDKVSSDFRGDPSSALLEVLDPEQNNSFRDNYLNVPFDLSNVMFMTTANVLETIQPALRDRMEVIRLSGYTEEEKLQIILRHLLPKQMEENGITPDHLHISDAAFRDAVAKYTRESGLRQLEREVGKICRKVARRVAEGDTRQVQVTPANLSEFLGVPQVERDQALKHDQVGVVTGLAVTAVGGDILFIEAITMGGKGGLQLTGQLGDVMKESAAAAYSYARSNAADLGIPADSFTTKDIHVHIPEGATPKDGPSAGISMATAMVSALSNRPVRRDIAMTGEITLRGNVLPIGGVKEKVLAAYRAQIKKVLLPAQNRKDMEDVPKEPQREMKFVFVDHISQVLKEALSEPTTPAVTTNGGNGTPLKAKTVSAPVKSKTKLPEIAGVSEAGTKVPAKAKPKSAKTRPTARH, from the coding sequence ATGTCTACCAATACGAACGAAAACCCAGAAACAGCTTTGGCGCCAATTGAAGACGCTGATGAACAGCTCAAGATTCCCGAATCGCTGCCGGTCTTGCCGTTGCGCGACATCGTGATCTTCCCGTTCATGATCGTGCCGCTGTTTGTCAGCCGCGAACGTTCGATCCGCGCCGTAGATCAGGCGCTGGCCGAGAACCGCATGATCATGCTGGCGGCGCAAAAGGACGTGAATAAAGAGGAGCCGGGCGCGGGCGATCTTTACGACACGGGCACGGTGGCGATCATCATGCGCATGCTCAAATTGCCGGATGGCCGCATCCGCATTCTGGTGCAAGGCGTCTCACGCGCGCGCATCAAGTATCTGGAAGAATCGCCTGACTATTTGGGAGCGCGCATTGAGAACTTGCTCGAAACGCCGCCCGAACAGAATCTGGAACTGGAAGCCTTGACGCGCAATGTGCGCTCGAATCTTGAAAAAGCCGTCGCGCTCGGCAAAAACATATCGCCCGAAGTGATGGCGATTGTCTCGACCGTCGAAGACCCCGCGCGCCTGGCTGATCTGGCTGTTTCCAACCTCGAACTCAAAGTCGAAGACGCGCAGCAGGCGCTGGAGTTGATTGACATCACGGCCCGTTTGCGCCGCGTCAACGAGTTGATGGCGAAAGAGCTGGAAGTGCTGACCGTCCAGCAGGAGATCAACACCCAAGCCAAAGGCGAGATTGATCGTTCACAACGCGAGTTTTATTTGCGCCAACAACTCAAAGCCATCCAGACCGAACTCGGCGAAGGCAATGAACTGGCCGAAGACATCCAGCAGTACCGCGAGAAGCTGGAGAAAGCCAAGTTACCCAAAGAGACCCAGGAAGAAGTCGAACGCCAGTTGAAAAAACTGGAACGTATGCATCCCGACGCGGCTGAAACCGGGACATTGCGCAACTGGCTGGACATCATGGTTGCGTTGCCCTGGTCGAAAACGTCCAAAGAAAATCTCGATCTCAAAAAAGCCGAAGAAGTTTTGGAAGCCGATCATTACGGCCTCGAAAAGGTCAAAGAACGTATCATCGAAGCGCTGGCCGTGCGCAAGATCAAAGAGAAACCCAAAGGCTCAATCCTCTGTCTGGTCGGCCCGCCCGGCGTCGGCAAAACTTCGCTGGGCCGTTCAGTCGCCAAGGCGCTCAACCGCAAATTCGTGCGTCTGTCATTGGGCGGCGTGCACGACGAAGCTGAAATTCGCGGCCATCGCCGCACCTATGTCGGCGCAATGCCGGGCCGCATCATTCAATCCATCCAACAGGCGGGCACCAACAACCCGCTGATCATGCTGGACGAGATTGACAAGGTCAGTTCCGACTTTCGCGGCGACCCGTCATCGGCATTGCTCGAAGTGCTCGACCCCGAACAGAACAATTCGTTCCGCGACAATTACCTGAACGTGCCGTTCGATCTGTCGAACGTGATGTTTATGACGACGGCCAACGTGCTGGAAACCATCCAGCCCGCGCTGCGTGATCGCATGGAGGTGATCCGCCTGTCGGGTTACACCGAAGAAGAAAAGCTACAGATCATTCTGCGTCACCTGCTGCCCAAACAGATGGAGGAAAATGGCATCACGCCCGACCATTTGCACATTTCAGACGCGGCTTTCCGCGATGCCGTCGCCAAATACACACGCGAATCGGGCTTGCGCCAGCTTGAGCGCGAGGTCGGCAAAATCTGCCGCAAGGTCGCGCGCCGCGTGGCCGAGGGCGACACCAGACAAGTCCAAGTCACGCCCGCCAACCTCTCCGAATTTCTAGGCGTGCCACAGGTCGAACGCGACCAGGCTTTGAAGCACGATCAAGTCGGCGTCGTGACCGGCTTGGCTGTCACGGCGGTCGGCGGCGACATCCTGTTTATCGAAGCCATCACGATGGGCGGCAAAGGCGGGCTGCAACTGACGGGTCAACTGGGCGATGTGATGAAAGAGTCGGCTGCGGCGGCGTATTCTTACGCACGTTCCAACGCGGCTGATTTGGGCATCCCCGCCGATTCATTCACGACCAAGGATATTCACGTTCATATCCCCGAAGGCGCTACGCCGAAAGACGGCCCGTCGGCGGGTATCTCGATGGCGACGGCGATGGTTTCGGCGCTCTCCAATCGGCCCGTCCGCCGCGACATCGCCATGACCGGCGAGATCACGCTGCGGGGCAACGTGCTGCCCATCGGTGGGGTAAAAGAAAAAGTCCTGGCGGCCTATCGCGCGCAGATCAAGAAAGTCCTGCTGCCCGCGCAAAACCGCAAGGACATGGAAGACGTGCCGAAAGAGCCGCAACGCGAGATGAAGTTCGTCTTCGTTGACCACATCAGTCAGGTGCTGAAAGAAGCCCTGAGCGAGCCAACCACGCCTGCGGTCACAACCAATGGCGGGAATGGTACGCCGCTCAAGGCCAAAACAGTTTCGGCGCCGGTCAAATCAAAAACCAAGCTGCCTGAAATTGCTGGTGTCAGCGAGGCGGGCACCAAAGTACCCGCGAAAGCCAAACCCAAATCCGCTAAAACACGGCCTACGGCGCGGCATTGA
- a CDS encoding biopolymer transporter ExbD, with product MQVNHQSAQPSINVTPLIDVLLVLLIIFIVISPMKPSRFEVKAPEKAEAPAHTTDDTLVVTVGAGGGYQLNSSPAATLNELEGLLHYALDARPPDRKATFIKAPHGLQYGAVVRVIDTMKAAGCAPIGLQLENLD from the coding sequence ATGCAAGTCAATCATCAATCCGCCCAGCCCAGTATCAACGTCACACCGTTGATAGACGTGCTGCTGGTGTTGCTCATCATTTTTATCGTCATCAGCCCGATGAAACCGAGCCGCTTTGAAGTGAAAGCGCCTGAAAAAGCCGAGGCTCCCGCACACACAACTGACGACACGCTGGTGGTCACGGTCGGTGCGGGCGGCGGCTATCAGTTGAATAGCAGTCCGGCGGCAACCTTGAATGAACTGGAAGGGCTGTTGCATTACGCGCTCGACGCGCGCCCGCCGGATCGCAAAGCCACGTTCATCAAAGCGCCGCACGGCCTCCAATACGGCGCAGTCGTGCGTGTGATTGACACGATGAAGGCCGCCGGGTGCGCTCCCATCGGTTTACAACTCGAAAATCTGGATTGA
- a CDS encoding M48 family metalloprotease translates to MWKQVFLLCLFNSLSGVALPCPQQFANVMTSACAANDKSAAKVEAKPNAKETGSKEAEAAHLPAALLDDVQAWTAAVNFWQLVERGERLSAAVEVLAVKSNALEAWVCGQTKICVSTRLLREFAPEAQQAVLAHEVGHLLIPRNYAAHPQLWEAQCDLFAVAFLRDAEQMKEMLLTLARDCATCRDNEHPAPGARVALLEHFSARTLTTVFKFDEFRLRHYAIQFKDTASTVPSGLQQQSFAIGRAANTPAYVSELKRLSFVINFEAALSGAKLTPGARR, encoded by the coding sequence ATGTGGAAACAAGTCTTCCTGCTTTGCTTATTCAATAGTTTGTCCGGCGTGGCGCTGCCGTGCCCGCAGCAGTTCGCCAACGTTATGACCAGCGCCTGCGCGGCGAACGATAAAAGCGCGGCGAAAGTGGAGGCCAAACCCAATGCGAAAGAAACCGGCTCGAAAGAAGCGGAGGCGGCGCATCTGCCCGCAGCCTTGCTGGATGACGTGCAGGCTTGGACGGCAGCAGTCAATTTCTGGCAACTGGTCGAACGGGGCGAACGTTTAAGCGCCGCTGTCGAAGTGCTGGCGGTCAAATCGAATGCGCTGGAAGCCTGGGTCTGCGGCCAAACCAAAATCTGCGTCTCCACCCGCCTGCTGCGTGAATTCGCGCCAGAGGCGCAACAAGCCGTCCTCGCCCACGAGGTCGGGCATCTGCTCATCCCGCGCAATTACGCGGCGCACCCGCAATTGTGGGAAGCCCAATGCGACCTGTTCGCCGTCGCCTTTTTGCGTGATGCCGAGCAAATGAAAGAAATGCTGCTGACGCTAGCCCGCGATTGCGCCACCTGCCGCGACAACGAACACCCGGCGCCGGGCGCGCGAGTGGCCTTGCTTGAACATTTCTCGGCCAGGACGCTCACCACCGTCTTCAAGTTCGATGAATTCCGCTTGCGCCATTACGCCATCCAATTCAAAGACACCGCCAGCACAGTCCCCAGCGGATTGCAGCAACAGAGTTTTGCCATCGGGCGGGCGGCCAATACGCCGGCTTATGTCTCGGAACTAAAACGTCTCAGCTTTGTCATCAACTTTGAAGCAGCATTATCAGGCGCTAAACTCACGCCAGGCGCCAGGCGCTAA
- a CDS encoding TonB family protein, with amino-acid sequence MFDKLVESTKTKTNYRGGRIFFLTGLVYAALLTTLGVWTILGLNPGLAESFDLTKLAPPVPIQAGPPPVNLPNRTVPQAAPSFRPADPNTPIPNPTAIPSLSPIRNDRVIYTGSPTSGDWAMNLAPAYVPGAGGNVAPPPPPPAPKPTPDPVPEAKPTPRQVMKISDGVTKGLAIHRVTPAYPAIARAAHAFGAVQIQVLISEEGRVLDADVINGPPLLRQAALDAARQWVFRPTLLSNVPVKVQGVLTFNFTLN; translated from the coding sequence ATGTTCGATAAATTAGTTGAATCAACCAAAACCAAAACCAATTACCGGGGCGGCAGAATCTTCTTCCTGACCGGGCTGGTGTACGCCGCACTGCTGACCACCTTGGGCGTGTGGACGATTCTGGGGTTGAATCCGGGCTTGGCGGAAAGCTTTGACCTGACGAAACTCGCCCCGCCGGTTCCTATCCAAGCCGGACCTCCGCCAGTCAATCTACCCAATCGTACTGTGCCCCAAGCCGCGCCGAGTTTCAGACCGGCAGACCCCAACACCCCGATTCCAAATCCGACCGCCATTCCGAGTTTGAGTCCGATAAGGAATGACCGGGTTATTTATACAGGGTCACCGACAAGCGGGGATTGGGCGATGAATTTAGCGCCAGCTTATGTGCCTGGGGCGGGCGGCAATGTCGCGCCGCCGCCACCGCCGCCCGCGCCAAAACCAACGCCCGATCCAGTTCCGGAAGCCAAACCGACGCCCAGACAGGTCATGAAGATTTCGGATGGCGTTACGAAAGGGCTGGCAATCCATCGCGTCACGCCCGCTTACCCGGCCATCGCCAGAGCCGCCCATGCCTTCGGCGCAGTGCAAATACAGGTGCTGATTTCGGAAGAAGGGCGCGTGCTGGATGCGGATGTCATCAACGGCCCCCCGCTGTTGCGGCAAGCGGCGCTCGACGCGGCGCGGCAATGGGTCTTTCGCCCAACATTGCTCAGCAATGTGCCGGTCAAGGTGCAGGGTGTGCTGACCTTTAACTTCACGTTGAATTAA
- the gcvP gene encoding aminomethyl-transferring glycine dehydrogenase: MQETQSAIPATDFARRHIGPSPADIEKMLATVQASSLADLMTQTIPSNIRQAAPLDFGPALSETEALDRLREIANKNQVFTSLIGQGYSGTILPAVIQRNILENPAWYTAYTPYQPEISQGRLEALINYQTMICDLTALDVANASLLDEATAAAEAMALAARSSKSKSTRFFVDSQVHPQTLALLQTRAEPLGWTLVIGDPLQELAGAEVFGAIFQYPGTHGEIRDLRSAIAEVKAQNGVPVIAADLLALTLLTPPGELGAEIAIGSAQRFGVPMGYGGPHAAYMAVRDAHKRSLPGRLVGVSIDARKAPAYRLALQTREQHIRREKATSNICTAQVLLSVMASMYAVYHGPEGLTHIARDVQRKTAVLAAGLRLLGVNVLNDTFFDTLTVGASDRQAEIIARAASEKINFRVLPSRLGIALDETTTPAVIEAVWRAFGGTLIFAEVEAEANAGLPAALTRTSTFLQHPVFHRHRSETELLRYMRKLSDRDLALDRAMIPLGSCTMKLNATAEMIPVTWPEFGALHPFAPAEQARGYAEMCDDLKAKLCAITGYDAISLQPNSGAQGEYAGLLAIRGYHASRGEAHRNICLIPSSAHGTNPASAHMAAMEVVVVKCDDHGNIDMADLQAKAEQHSANLAAVMVTYPSTHGVFETEIRALCDIVHQHGGQVYLDGANLNAQVGLARPGDYGADVSHLNLHKTFCIPHGGGGPGMGPIGVKAHLAPFLPGHPVIDGGTTPVGPVSAAPFGSASILPISYAYILMMGGEGLQRATEVAILNANYIAARLDAHFPVLYKNTNGRVAHECIIDPRALKDSSSVTVDDIAKRLIDYGFHAPTMSFPVPGTLMIEPTESESLYELDRFCDALIAIRNEIREVEIGRFNIADAPLRHAPHTVHDLADDNWDRPYSRAEGCFPAGSARMDKYWAPVGRIDNAYGDRNLFCACVPLEEYAQAAAAK, from the coding sequence ATGCAAGAAACACAATCCGCAATTCCGGCTACCGACTTTGCCCGCCGTCACATCGGCCCATCACCGGCTGACATCGAAAAGATGCTCGCAACCGTCCAGGCGTCCAGTTTGGCCGACCTGATGACGCAAACCATTCCATCCAACATTCGCCAAGCCGCGCCGCTCGATTTCGGCCCTGCGCTTTCCGAAACTGAAGCGCTCGACCGTTTGCGCGAAATTGCGAATAAGAATCAGGTCTTCACTTCGCTGATCGGACAAGGCTATTCCGGCACCATTCTGCCCGCAGTGATCCAACGCAACATTCTGGAAAACCCGGCTTGGTATACAGCCTATACGCCTTACCAACCCGAAATCAGCCAGGGCCGTCTGGAAGCGCTCATCAATTACCAGACAATGATTTGCGATTTGACCGCGCTCGATGTCGCCAACGCTTCGTTGCTGGACGAGGCAACCGCCGCCGCCGAAGCAATGGCGCTCGCCGCACGTTCGAGCAAATCAAAATCCACGCGCTTCTTTGTAGACAGCCAAGTCCATCCGCAAACGCTGGCCTTGCTGCAAACGCGGGCTGAACCGCTGGGCTGGACGCTGGTCATCGGCGATCCGCTGCAGGAGTTAGCGGGCGCGGAAGTGTTCGGCGCGATCTTTCAATATCCGGGCACGCACGGCGAGATTCGCGATTTACGCTCGGCCATTGCCGAAGTCAAAGCGCAAAACGGTGTGCCTGTCATCGCCGCCGATTTGCTGGCGCTGACCTTGCTGACGCCGCCGGGCGAATTGGGCGCGGAAATCGCCATTGGTTCGGCGCAACGTTTCGGCGTGCCGATGGGCTACGGCGGCCCGCACGCGGCGTATATGGCCGTGCGCGATGCCCACAAACGTTCGCTGCCGGGGCGGCTGGTTGGCGTTTCGATTGATGCGCGCAAAGCGCCCGCTTATCGCCTCGCGCTGCAAACACGCGAACAGCACATCCGCCGCGAGAAGGCCACCTCGAACATCTGCACCGCGCAAGTGCTGCTGTCCGTGATGGCTTCGATGTACGCGGTCTATCACGGACCGGAAGGGCTGACACATATCGCGCGCGACGTGCAACGCAAGACCGCCGTGCTCGCAGCAGGCTTGCGCCTGCTCGGCGTCAACGTTTTGAACGACACCTTCTTCGACACCCTGACTGTCGGGGCCAGTGACAGGCAGGCCGAAATCATCGCACGTGCGGCCAGCGAGAAGATCAACTTCCGCGTACTGCCGAGTCGGTTGGGCATCGCGCTCGACGAAACCACAACGCCCGCCGTCATCGAAGCCGTCTGGCGCGCCTTTGGCGGCACGCTCATCTTTGCCGAAGTCGAAGCGGAAGCGAACGCCGGCTTGCCTGCCGCGCTCACACGCACCTCAACTTTTCTGCAACATCCGGTCTTTCATCGCCATCGTTCCGAAACAGAATTGCTCCGCTACATGCGCAAGCTCAGCGACCGCGACTTGGCGCTGGATCGCGCGATGATTCCGCTCGGTTCTTGCACAATGAAGCTCAACGCGACCGCCGAGATGATTCCGGTCACCTGGCCCGAATTCGGCGCGTTGCATCCCTTCGCCCCCGCTGAACAGGCGCGCGGTTACGCCGAGATGTGCGACGACTTGAAAGCCAAGCTCTGCGCGATTACCGGCTACGATGCGATTTCGCTGCAACCCAATTCCGGCGCGCAAGGCGAATATGCCGGGCTGCTGGCGATTCGCGGCTATCACGCCAGCCGCGGCGAAGCGCACCGCAATATCTGCCTGATTCCCTCTTCCGCGCACGGTACCAATCCAGCCTCCGCGCACATGGCCGCGATGGAAGTCGTCGTCGTCAAATGCGATGACCACGGCAACATTGACATGGCCGACTTGCAGGCCAAAGCCGAACAGCATTCGGCCAATCTCGCCGCTGTGATGGTGACTTATCCATCCACGCACGGCGTGTTTGAAACCGAAATCCGCGCACTCTGCGACATCGTTCATCAACACGGCGGCCAGGTGTATCTGGACGGCGCGAACCTGAACGCGCAAGTCGGCCTCGCGCGCCCTGGCGATTACGGTGCCGATGTCTCGCATCTAAATTTGCACAAGACCTTTTGCATCCCGCATGGCGGCGGCGGCCCAGGCATGGGACCCATCGGCGTCAAAGCGCATCTCGCGCCTTTCCTGCCAGGGCACCCAGTGATTGACGGCGGCACTACTCCTGTTGGGCCGGTGTCAGCAGCGCCGTTTGGTTCGGCCTCGATCCTGCCAATTTCGTATGCCTACATTTTGATGATGGGTGGTGAGGGATTGCAGCGCGCGACCGAAGTGGCAATTCTGAATGCCAATTACATCGCGGCGCGTTTGGATGCGCACTTCCCCGTGCTCTACAAGAACACCAACGGACGTGTCGCGCACGAATGCATCATTGACCCGCGCGCGCTCAAAGACAGCAGCAGTGTGACGGTGGACGACATCGCCAAGCGGCTGATTGATTATGGCTTCCACGCGCCGACGATGAGCTTCCCCGTGCCGGGCACGCTGATGATCGAACCGACCGAATCGGAATCGCTCTATGAATTGGATCGCTTCTGCGACGCGCTGATCGCCATCCGCAATGAGATTCGCGAAGTCGAAATCGGGCGCTTCAACATTGCCGATGCGCCGCTGCGGCACGCGCCGCATACCGTCCACGATCTGGCCGATGACAATTGGGATCGTCCTTATTCGCGCGCGGAAGGCTGCTTCCCGGCGGGTTCGGCGCGGATGGACAAGTACTGGGCGCCAGTTGGGCGCATTGATAACGCATACGGCGACCGCAACCTGTTCTGCGCGTGTGTGCCGCTGGAAGAGTATGCGCAAGCGGCGGCGGCGAAATAG